The proteins below are encoded in one region of Sedimentibacter sp. zth1:
- a CDS encoding glycosyltransferase family 4 protein — MKEKIWIMNHYATNMYFNEGGRHYWFAENLIKQGYEPTIFCANTRHNSNDVIELNGELYSIDNKDSIPFVFVKTPEYKGNGRSRILNMVSFYKNLFPVAKRYAEEYGKPDVILASSVHPLTLVAGIKIAKIFGVPCICEVRDLWPESIVAYGSLRRESLIAKILYQGEKWIYKKANSVIMTWEGGSQYIADQGWDKQIDSNKVEHISNGVIIDSFDKHSKENQIVDLDLDDKSYKNLVYAGSIRKVNNLGLLLDAAKLIQQTDQQIRFLIYGSGDEKEMLENRCEEEGINNVIFKSRVDKKIVPSILKRSYANILHNSSTSLDKYGQSQNKFFEYLAAGRCVIQTYTTGYSVLEKYNCGVSAVKQNPEEVAKTILKACRDDKEVELMGENARIAAQDFDFENLTNKLIRIIENV; from the coding sequence ATGAAGGAGAAAATATGGATAATGAATCATTACGCTACAAATATGTATTTCAATGAAGGTGGAAGACATTATTGGTTTGCCGAGAACTTAATCAAACAGGGATATGAACCAACGATATTTTGTGCGAATACGAGACATAATTCAAACGATGTTATTGAGCTAAATGGTGAATTATATTCAATTGATAATAAAGACAGTATTCCTTTTGTGTTTGTTAAAACCCCGGAATACAAAGGCAACGGTAGATCACGTATTCTCAACATGGTCTCATTTTACAAAAATCTCTTCCCTGTGGCTAAGAGATATGCAGAAGAATATGGGAAACCAGATGTAATATTAGCTTCGAGTGTTCATCCGCTTACTTTAGTAGCTGGAATTAAGATTGCAAAGATATTCGGAGTACCATGTATTTGCGAAGTTAGAGACTTGTGGCCAGAAAGTATTGTTGCCTATGGTTCATTGAGGAGAGAAAGTTTAATTGCAAAAATATTGTATCAAGGTGAGAAATGGATTTACAAGAAAGCAAATTCAGTTATCATGACTTGGGAAGGTGGAAGTCAATATATTGCAGACCAAGGATGGGATAAACAAATAGACTCGAATAAAGTAGAACACATAAGTAATGGAGTAATAATAGATTCCTTTGATAAACATTCCAAAGAAAATCAGATTGTCGATTTAGATTTGGATGATAAAAGTTATAAGAACTTGGTTTATGCTGGCTCTATTAGAAAAGTAAATAATTTAGGACTTTTATTAGATGCAGCAAAACTAATTCAACAGACTGATCAACAAATTAGGTTTCTTATCTACGGTTCGGGTGATGAAAAAGAAATGCTTGAGAATAGATGTGAAGAAGAGGGAATCAACAATGTAATTTTCAAAAGTAGAGTCGATAAGAAGATAGTTCCTTCAATTCTAAAAAGATCTTATGCAAATATCTTACATAACTCAAGTACTTCTCTTGATAAATACGGACAAAGCCAGAATAAGTTTTTTGAGTATTTAGCTGCTGGTAGATGTGTAATACAAACTTATACAACAGGATATAGCGTTTTAGAAAAATATAATTGTGGCGTTAGTGCTGTTAAGCAGAATCCTGAAGAAGTAGCAAAAACAATACTGAAAGCATGTAGAGATGATAAAGAAGTTGAGCTAATGGGAGAAAACGCAAGAATAGCGGCACAAGATTTTGACTTTGAAAATTTAACTAATAAACTCATCAGAATTATAGAAAATGTATAA
- a CDS encoding nucleotide sugar dehydrogenase, whose amino-acid sequence MKLYDKIVNKEEKIAVVGLGYVGMPIAVAFAKKVDVIGFDLNEKKIDLYKAGIDPTKEVGDEEIKKTNVEFTSDENRLREAKFHIVAVPTPINSDKTPDLSPVEGASRIVGRNITKGSIVVYESTVYPGVTEDICIPILEKESGLKCGKDFKIGYSPERINPGDKIHRLENIIKIVSGMDEESLDEIAKIYELVIEVGVHRAGSIKVAEAAKVVENSQRDINIAFMNELAMVFDRMEIDTSEVVEAMNTKWNALRFYPGLVGGHCIGIDPYYFVYEAEKLGYHSQIILSGRKINDGMGKFVADAIIKKLILANKVVRQAKVVILGVTFKENTPDTRNSKVVDIIESLREYGIKPIVVDPEADADEAKHEYGIDLVDIKEVKDGDCLVLAVAHDTFKQMSWNEVDSLFGDFDNKNKVLIDVKNILDRREIEEKGYSYWRL is encoded by the coding sequence ATGAAATTATATGATAAGATTGTAAACAAAGAAGAAAAAATTGCTGTAGTGGGACTTGGATATGTAGGAATGCCAATAGCAGTTGCTTTTGCTAAAAAAGTTGATGTTATTGGTTTTGATCTAAATGAAAAGAAGATTGACTTATATAAAGCTGGAATTGATCCAACGAAGGAAGTTGGGGATGAAGAAATTAAGAAGACAAATGTAGAATTCACTTCAGATGAAAACAGATTGAGAGAAGCTAAATTTCATATTGTAGCTGTTCCAACACCTATTAATTCAGATAAAACACCGGACCTATCGCCAGTAGAAGGTGCCAGTAGAATTGTGGGGCGAAATATAACCAAAGGTTCTATTGTAGTCTATGAGTCAACTGTTTACCCAGGTGTAACAGAGGACATTTGTATCCCAATATTGGAAAAAGAATCCGGATTAAAATGTGGTAAGGATTTTAAAATTGGTTATTCACCAGAAAGAATAAACCCAGGAGATAAGATCCATAGACTTGAGAATATCATTAAGATTGTTTCAGGGATGGACGAAGAAAGTCTTGATGAAATTGCAAAAATTTATGAATTAGTTATTGAAGTCGGTGTACATAGAGCAGGATCTATTAAAGTTGCTGAAGCAGCAAAAGTAGTTGAGAATAGTCAGCGTGACATTAATATTGCCTTCATGAACGAACTTGCTATGGTATTTGATCGAATGGAAATTGATACAAGTGAAGTTGTAGAAGCGATGAATACAAAATGGAATGCGCTGAGATTTTATCCTGGACTTGTTGGTGGTCACTGTATAGGAATAGATCCTTATTATTTTGTTTATGAAGCAGAAAAACTTGGTTATCATAGTCAAATTATTTTATCAGGTAGGAAGATTAATGACGGCATGGGGAAGTTTGTAGCGGATGCGATAATTAAAAAACTTATCTTAGCCAATAAAGTAGTTAGACAAGCCAAAGTTGTGATATTAGGAGTAACCTTTAAAGAAAATACGCCAGACACAAGAAATTCCAAAGTAGTAGATATTATCGAAAGTCTTAGGGAATATGGAATTAAACCAATTGTGGTCGATCCAGAGGCTGATGCTGACGAAGCTAAACATGAATATGGTATTGATTTAGTAGATATAAAAGAAGTCAAAGATGGTGACTGTTTGGTATTAGCAGTAGCACATGATACATTTAAACAAATGAGCTGGAATGAAGTGGATTCTTTATTTGGTGATTTTGATAATAAAAACAAAGTACTTATTGATGTAAAGAACATATTAGATAGAAGAGAAATCGAAGAAAAAGGTTACAGTTATTGGAGATTATAA
- a CDS encoding glycosyltransferase family 4 protein: MKILHINSYYSGSKFYKNLYDQQEKNGFDISVFLPAASPQENIEDFGEYTTISVNHSKYDRFIFHLKHTKILKDIIKKYDIKKYSLIHAHSLFSNGYVAMKLKKKYGIPYIVAVRNTDVNTFFKRMIHLRRMGIEILKNANSIIFLSKSYRDEVIEKYVPNNIKELIINKTSIIPNGIDDFWIDNRINKRINPDKNDLKLLYVGVVNKNKNIITTVKAIEHLRKKDIKARLTVVGRIEDHSIYDQIKKLDYVDYVEPKPRNELLKIYRQNDIFVMPSIHESFGLVYAEAMSQGLPVVYTKGQGFDGQFDDGDIGYRVDCFNVDEISKKILQIINNYNEISNNCGKGTDKFNWKKIVYEYSDKYSSL, encoded by the coding sequence ATGAAGATTCTTCATATTAACTCATATTATAGTGGGAGTAAGTTCTATAAAAACTTATACGACCAACAAGAAAAAAATGGATTTGATATAAGTGTTTTCTTGCCAGCAGCATCTCCACAAGAAAATATTGAAGATTTCGGGGAATATACAACAATAAGTGTAAATCATTCAAAATACGACAGGTTCATTTTTCACTTAAAACATACTAAAATCTTAAAGGATATTATTAAAAAATATGACATTAAAAAATACTCTTTAATTCACGCGCACTCTTTGTTTTCTAATGGATATGTTGCCATGAAACTAAAAAAAAAGTATGGGATTCCATATATTGTGGCAGTACGGAATACTGATGTTAATACCTTCTTCAAGAGAATGATACACCTTAGAAGAATGGGAATTGAGATCTTAAAAAATGCAAATAGTATTATTTTTTTATCGAAATCTTATAGAGATGAGGTAATAGAAAAATATGTTCCGAATAATATTAAGGAATTAATAATTAATAAGACATCAATTATACCGAACGGTATAGATGATTTTTGGATAGACAACAGAATAAATAAAAGAATTAACCCAGATAAAAATGATTTAAAACTGCTGTATGTTGGTGTTGTAAATAAAAATAAAAATATAATTACAACTGTTAAGGCAATTGAGCATTTGAGAAAAAAAGATATTAAAGCGAGACTGACTGTTGTTGGACGAATTGAAGACCATTCAATATATGATCAGATTAAAAAATTAGACTATGTTGACTATGTAGAACCAAAACCAAGAAATGAGCTTTTAAAAATATATCGTCAAAATGATATTTTTGTAATGCCTTCAATCCATGAAAGCTTTGGCTTAGTTTATGCTGAAGCTATGAGTCAAGGTTTGCCTGTAGTTTATACAAAGGGGCAGGGTTTTGACGGTCAATTTGACGATGGTGATATTGGATATCGTGTAGACTGCTTTAATGTTGATGAGATTTCAAAGAAAATACTACAGATTATTAATAATTATAATGAGATTTCCAATAATTGTGGCAAAGGTACGGATAAGTTTAATTGGAAGAAAATAGTTTATGAATATTCTGATAAATATTCAAGTCTATAA
- a CDS encoding O-antigen ligase → MVKNYKTNLTQLKNSIFLYFLIGIILLFPESAKGIMIYVPQLIVAGIAAYLMLKISINKITKLFLMFALFMTVMNVFLSTINSGENISNIIVSSLRLYYPFVGLIIGSWIKKNVKQESLLKALTFFLILQFIVSYLQIKNEGFRVWSFTLYRASNLENYLIAFSWETGKRAIGTIGNPNILGLLVVLFNSTILVLSECIKNRFIKRIIVVLSIITSLYVSIYTQSRTTILLWVLTTVLIAYMKYSKTALTSIIYSFASIVVIVSLLIVIQDDISRDISLVALDSRFDIWLLRIRQMFEKTKYMNVFASILGIGYTTARELGTFDNIYVKYFVSGGIIGFTIFLKTIIDTAMIIFRKLSNNVSRRLGKVVLFLWVLGSFVAEYQEMFKLSIITFMVLGYALYSNSKK, encoded by the coding sequence ATGGTAAAAAATTATAAAACAAATTTAACTCAACTTAAAAATTCAATATTCTTATACTTTTTAATTGGTATAATTCTGCTATTTCCTGAGTCAGCTAAAGGAATTATGATATATGTACCACAGCTAATTGTTGCAGGAATTGCTGCTTACTTAATGCTTAAAATATCAATTAATAAAATCACCAAGTTATTTCTGATGTTTGCTTTGTTTATGACAGTGATGAATGTATTTTTGTCAACTATAAATAGCGGAGAAAATATTAGTAATATTATAGTTTCATCATTAAGGCTTTATTATCCTTTTGTTGGTCTTATTATAGGCTCTTGGATCAAAAAAAATGTGAAGCAAGAGTCCTTACTAAAAGCATTAACTTTTTTTCTGATTCTACAGTTTATAGTTAGTTATTTGCAAATTAAGAACGAAGGGTTTAGAGTATGGTCATTTACATTATACAGAGCTTCAAATCTTGAAAATTATTTAATCGCGTTCTCTTGGGAAACCGGGAAAAGAGCTATAGGGACTATTGGAAATCCAAATATTTTAGGCTTGTTAGTAGTACTTTTTAATAGCACAATATTAGTACTATCTGAGTGTATCAAAAATCGATTCATTAAGAGAATAATTGTTGTTTTAAGTATTATTACATCTTTATATGTATCAATTTACACGCAGTCGCGAACCACAATATTATTGTGGGTATTAACAACAGTTCTAATTGCCTATATGAAGTATTCAAAGACAGCATTAACTAGCATTATCTATTCTTTTGCTTCGATAGTAGTGATAGTTTCACTGTTAATTGTAATTCAAGATGATATTAGTAGAGATATTAGTTTAGTAGCCTTGGATTCAAGATTTGATATTTGGCTTTTACGTATACGGCAAATGTTTGAAAAAACCAAATATATGAATGTTTTCGCAAGTATATTAGGAATCGGTTATACAACTGCTAGAGAACTTGGAACATTTGATAATATTTATGTGAAATATTTTGTGTCAGGAGGAATCATTGGCTTCACTATATTCTTAAAAACAATAATCGATACAGCTATGATTATCTTTCGGAAGTTGTCGAATAATGTATCGAGACGATTAGGAAAAGTAGTATTATTTTTATGGGTTCTAGGTAGTTTTGTAGCAGAATATCAAGAAATGTTCAAATTATCTATTATTACGTTTATGGTACTCGGATATGCATTATATTCAAACTCAAAAAAATAG
- a CDS encoding glycosyltransferase family 4 protein has protein sequence MNILLITNMYPAFSNQSKIKATYAVHYFAKEWAKNHNVKVIRLWSTYPKIFTVLKRCRTVNKYGFQDNYILDGVDITRMPILKIPKINYRDKDIRTVANKIIKMIVNETKDNNFPDVVICDILNPFIYIGAIVAEKFNSKLVASLHNSDISYLYRPKNYKQFMTTDSNIDKIVFRSDKVEKIFLQLYNGNEKKNRYSKILFGIQKTDIIAQKVLNEKLSKPNKVILIAASLKKLKKVDVLIKAFSKIKNNNGYILKIVGDGPERKTLEELVVSLDCGKDVIFEGEKNREEVLSFMEKSEIFAMVSSPETFGLVYIEAMAKACITIGSKGEGIDGVIINEENGFLCIPNSVEDLRVNLEKTMNLNKEEKSGIINNALNTVEDLTYERLASKFLIEIEK, from the coding sequence ATGAATATATTACTAATTACTAATATGTATCCAGCATTTTCAAATCAGTCTAAAATTAAGGCGACATATGCGGTCCATTATTTTGCAAAAGAGTGGGCAAAAAATCATAATGTGAAGGTAATACGCTTATGGTCTACATACCCAAAGATATTCACAGTATTAAAAAGATGCAGAACTGTTAACAAATATGGTTTTCAAGATAACTATATTCTAGATGGTGTAGATATTACTAGAATGCCTATATTGAAAATTCCAAAAATTAATTATAGAGATAAAGATATTCGTACTGTTGCAAATAAAATTATCAAAATGATAGTTAATGAAACTAAGGATAATAATTTCCCAGACGTTGTAATATGCGATATATTAAACCCTTTCATATACATTGGTGCAATTGTTGCTGAGAAATTTAATAGCAAATTGGTAGCTAGCTTACATAATTCAGATATATCTTATTTATACAGGCCAAAGAATTATAAGCAGTTTATGACTACTGATTCAAACATAGATAAGATTGTATTTAGATCTGATAAAGTCGAAAAAATTTTTTTACAACTTTATAATGGAAATGAAAAAAAGAATAGATATTCAAAAATCTTATTTGGTATTCAAAAAACAGACATTATAGCTCAAAAGGTATTAAACGAAAAATTATCAAAACCAAATAAGGTAATCCTTATTGCCGCTAGCCTTAAGAAATTAAAAAAAGTAGATGTGTTAATTAAAGCTTTTTCAAAAATTAAGAATAATAATGGCTATATCCTTAAGATTGTAGGAGATGGGCCAGAACGAAAAACTCTTGAAGAGCTAGTTGTAAGTTTAGATTGCGGTAAGGATGTAATTTTTGAGGGGGAAAAGAACAGAGAAGAAGTGTTGAGTTTTATGGAAAAATCAGAAATTTTTGCTATGGTAAGTTCTCCCGAAACATTTGGTTTAGTATATATTGAAGCAATGGCTAAAGCATGTATTACTATTGGATCTAAGGGAGAAGGTATAGATGGTGTGATAATAAATGAAGAAAATGGGTTTCTTTGTATACCAAATTCTGTTGAAGATCTAAGAGTGAATTTAGAAAAAACTATGAATTTAAATAAAGAAGAGAAATCTGGAATTATCAATAATGCTTTAAATACAGTAGAAGATTTAACATACGAAAGGCTTGCATCTAAATTTTTAATTGAAATAGAAAAATAA
- a CDS encoding polysaccharide pyruvyl transferase family protein has product MKKIAIATLNGYFNYGNRLQNYALQEVLSSFGYEVQTLRINRDKHADKFNSFLKEIKRWIKNPSAYYNQKHRQSVFLEFSHRYIIETEMVFNMDDDLTHLNREFDYFVVGSDQVWNPSMNRVSSFFFLDFVEENKRIAYAPSFGISKLPDEVNSDYQKWIKEIPYLSVREDDGTKIIKNLTGREVSVLVDPTVLLTKEKWINVSRVAKNKPAEEYLLTYFLGGIPKEYKKQINEIANVKGLKIMNLGDKNEKDTYRTGPSEFIDYIKDCSVFCTDSFHGAVFSILMEKPFIVYERKGAVSMYSRIDTLLNKFDLSERKSDNIEINEKVFEIDFSHTLSILEKERELAINFLKNALKIEDAN; this is encoded by the coding sequence ATGAAAAAAATTGCAATAGCAACGTTAAACGGATATTTCAATTACGGAAATAGGCTTCAAAATTATGCATTACAAGAAGTACTAAGTTCATTTGGATATGAAGTACAAACTTTAAGAATTAATAGGGATAAACATGCAGACAAATTTAATTCGTTTTTGAAAGAGATCAAGAGATGGATAAAGAACCCTTCTGCTTACTATAATCAGAAACATAGACAAAGTGTATTTCTTGAATTTTCTCATAGGTATATAATTGAAACTGAAATGGTTTTCAATATGGATGATGATTTAACCCACCTCAATCGGGAGTTTGATTATTTTGTTGTAGGAAGTGACCAAGTTTGGAATCCAAGTATGAATAGAGTATCATCTTTCTTTTTCTTAGATTTTGTAGAGGAGAATAAAAGAATAGCCTATGCCCCTAGTTTTGGTATATCAAAATTACCAGATGAGGTCAATTCAGATTATCAAAAATGGATAAAAGAAATTCCGTATTTATCAGTTAGAGAAGATGATGGAACTAAAATTATAAAAAATCTTACTGGACGTGAAGTGAGTGTTCTAGTGGATCCGACAGTACTTTTAACTAAAGAAAAATGGATTAATGTTTCAAGGGTAGCGAAGAATAAACCTGCTGAAGAATATTTGTTAACATATTTTCTCGGAGGAATTCCCAAAGAATACAAAAAACAGATCAACGAAATAGCCAATGTTAAAGGATTAAAAATAATGAACTTAGGAGATAAAAACGAAAAAGACACTTATCGAACTGGACCAAGTGAGTTCATAGATTATATTAAGGATTGTTCGGTATTTTGTACGGATTCTTTTCATGGGGCTGTATTTTCAATCTTAATGGAAAAGCCATTCATTGTGTATGAGAGAAAAGGAGCAGTATCAATGTATTCTAGAATTGATACTCTCTTGAACAAATTTGATTTAAGTGAAAGAAAATCCGACAATATAGAGATTAACGAAAAAGTCTTTGAAATAGATTTTTCACATACACTGTCAATATTAGAAAAAGAGAGAGAACTAGCTATTAATTTTTTAAAAAATGCTTTGAAGATTGAGGATGCGAATTAA
- a CDS encoding oligosaccharide flippase family protein, protein MKVNQLKAGAALSYISMGLGYLVSIIYTPIMLRLLGQSEYGLYNLVASVVAYLGVLNFGFGSAYMRYYSRYKAQEEREKIATLNGMFLIIFSVIGFVAVIAGTILALNTELIFGSELTSFELSRAKILMMILVINLAISFPNIVFTSHITANEKFVFQKIVQMIKAVINPFVILPVLIMGYGSVGMVVVTTILNIFIEIINLTYCIRKLKMRFSFRNFDFKLMREMTVFSSFIFINLLIDQINWNVDKFILGRFHGTVTVAVYGLAAQLNTYYLSIASTISSVFIPRVHRLVASSDDNDDLTKLFTRIGRVQFIILSLISTGLVFFGRPFINMWAGNNYDGSYTIVLLLIIPVTIPLIQNIGIEIQRAKNMHQFRSWVYFFIALANLGITIPLAKMYGGVGAAIGTAASLIIGNGLIMNWYNHVKVGLDMKYFWKQILSFIPALIAPIMSGILINKIFNLYSLFYFLGFGIIYVVIFFISMWFFGMNQYEKDLIGKPIKRVVIRICK, encoded by the coding sequence ATGAAAGTTAATCAATTAAAGGCCGGAGCTGCCTTATCATATATATCAATGGGACTAGGTTATCTAGTCTCCATAATTTATACTCCAATAATGTTGAGATTATTGGGTCAAAGTGAATATGGTCTTTATAATTTAGTAGCATCTGTTGTCGCCTATTTAGGTGTTTTAAACTTTGGATTTGGCAGTGCTTATATGCGATATTATTCAAGGTATAAGGCTCAGGAAGAGAGAGAAAAGATTGCTACTTTGAATGGTATGTTTCTAATTATTTTTTCTGTTATCGGTTTTGTAGCAGTAATTGCAGGTACAATATTAGCACTAAATACTGAATTGATTTTTGGCTCAGAATTAACAAGCTTCGAACTATCAAGAGCAAAGATATTGATGATGATTCTAGTAATAAATTTAGCAATATCATTTCCAAATATAGTTTTTACTTCTCATATTACAGCAAATGAGAAGTTTGTGTTTCAGAAAATAGTTCAAATGATAAAAGCGGTAATTAATCCGTTTGTAATATTACCAGTTTTGATTATGGGTTACGGTTCTGTAGGAATGGTAGTTGTGACTACTATTCTTAATATTTTTATCGAAATTATTAACTTAACTTATTGCATAAGGAAACTTAAAATGAGATTTTCTTTTAGGAACTTTGATTTTAAGTTGATGAGAGAAATGACTGTATTTTCTTCTTTTATTTTTATTAATTTATTAATTGATCAGATTAATTGGAATGTTGACAAGTTTATTTTAGGTAGATTTCATGGAACTGTTACAGTTGCAGTATATGGTTTAGCTGCGCAGTTGAATACCTATTATTTATCTATAGCCTCAACGATATCAAGTGTATTTATTCCAAGAGTACATAGATTAGTTGCAAGCTCTGATGATAATGATGATTTAACAAAATTGTTTACAAGAATTGGTAGAGTTCAATTTATTATACTTTCATTAATATCAACAGGGTTAGTATTTTTTGGAAGACCGTTTATTAATATGTGGGCTGGTAATAATTATGATGGTTCATATACGATAGTATTATTACTAATAATTCCGGTAACTATTCCACTAATTCAAAATATTGGAATAGAAATCCAACGGGCAAAAAATATGCATCAATTTAGATCATGGGTTTATTTTTTTATTGCACTTGCAAATTTAGGAATAACAATCCCATTGGCAAAGATGTATGGGGGAGTTGGAGCTGCGATTGGTACAGCTGCATCACTTATAATTGGGAATGGACTTATCATGAACTGGTATAATCATGTTAAAGTTGGGTTGGATATGAAATATTTCTGGAAACAAATACTTAGCTTTATTCCAGCTTTGATAGCGCCAATAATGTCGGGGATATTAATCAATAAAATATTTAATTTATATAGTTTATTCTACTTTTTAGGGTTTGGAATTATTTATGTTGTCATATTTTTTATTTCCATGTGGTTCTTTGGAATGAATCAATATGAAAAAGACTTGATAGGTAAACCTATAAAAAGAGTGGTTATAAGGATATGTAAGTAA
- a CDS encoding Coenzyme F420 hydrogenase/dehydrogenase, beta subunit C-terminal domain has protein sequence MMDKELKNRKDCMGCHACVNICPKNCISMEADEEGFLYPTVDYSLCIKCNKCIKVCPIINRIEVDNKPIAYSCINNNETIRLDSSSGGIFTLVAEKVISVGGVVFGAGFNDKFELEHRFVETKERLWQLRGSKYVQSKMGNSYEQVKKFLDLKRKVLFTGTPCQIAGLRSYLGKSYTNLLTIDIICHGVPSPEVWRKYVEFRESEAGSPAQRIAFRRKDEGWKRYSVSFLFKNNTEYRQNLRKDLYMRAFLKDVCLRPSCYDCKFKGINRQSDITLADFLGIQNMLPEMDDDKGTSLIFVNSQNGQSVFNEIKDRISYQEVDMQEAVKYNSAAIKSSKYNLKRDGFMEEKDILLFDKLVKKYCTDKLSIRVKRKIKAILIKIGLLGIVKRAFGKKTQNSG, from the coding sequence ATGATGGATAAAGAGTTAAAAAATAGGAAAGATTGTATGGGGTGCCATGCATGTGTAAATATATGTCCTAAAAATTGTATTTCTATGGAAGCAGATGAAGAAGGATTTTTATATCCTACTGTTGATTATAGTTTATGTATAAAATGTAACAAATGCATTAAAGTATGTCCAATAATAAATAGAATAGAAGTAGACAATAAGCCGATTGCTTATTCTTGTATTAATAATAATGAAACGATTAGGTTAGATAGCTCATCTGGTGGTATATTCACATTAGTAGCAGAAAAAGTTATCTCTGTAGGCGGAGTTGTTTTTGGAGCTGGTTTCAACGATAAGTTTGAATTAGAACATAGATTTGTTGAAACAAAAGAGAGACTTTGGCAACTCAGAGGGTCAAAATATGTACAGAGTAAGATGGGAAATTCATATGAGCAAGTAAAGAAGTTTTTGGATTTAAAAAGAAAAGTATTATTTACAGGTACGCCTTGCCAGATTGCAGGACTGCGATCCTATCTAGGTAAATCGTATACTAATCTTTTAACTATAGATATTATTTGTCATGGAGTACCTTCACCTGAGGTATGGCGTAAGTATGTTGAATTTCGTGAAAGTGAGGCGGGGTCACCAGCCCAGAGAATCGCTTTCAGGCGAAAGGATGAAGGCTGGAAGCGATACTCTGTATCATTCTTATTTAAGAACAATACAGAGTATCGACAAAATCTACGTAAAGATTTATATATGAGAGCTTTCTTGAAAGATGTTTGTTTAAGACCCTCATGCTATGATTGTAAGTTTAAGGGGATAAATCGTCAGAGTGATATTACACTTGCAGATTTCTTGGGCATTCAAAATATGTTGCCAGAGATGGATGATGATAAGGGAACATCTTTAATATTTGTAAATAGTCAGAACGGTCAGAGTGTATTTAATGAAATAAAAGACCGGATATCATATCAAGAAGTGGATATGCAAGAAGCTGTTAAGTACAACTCTGCAGCTATTAAATCCTCAAAATATAATCTAAAACGTGATGGGTTTATGGAAGAAAAGGATATTCTACTTTTTGACAAATTGGTTAAGAAATATTGTACAGACAAATTATCAATTAGAGTTAAGAGAAAAATAAAGGCTATTTTAATAAAAATAGGTCTGCTAGGTATTGTAAAACGAGCATTTGGAAAGAAAACACAAAATAGTGGATAG
- a CDS encoding transposase has protein sequence MKNNKNYTPEMKAQAILEVLEDKKMIKEIVNEYEIIYSTLRSWKNEVVNRMSELVGRKLEADI, from the coding sequence ATGAAAAATAATAAAAATTACACACCAGAAATGAAAGCACAAGCTATTTTGGAAGTTTTAGAAGACAAAAAAATGATTAAAGAAATTGTTAATGAATATGAAATTATTTATTCAACTTTAAGAAGTTGGAAAAATGAAGTGGTTAATAGGATGTCTGAACTAGTTGGAAGGAAATTGGAGGCAGATATTTAA
- a CDS encoding SEC-C metal-binding domain-containing protein — protein sequence MGRNDPCLCGSGNKYK from the coding sequence ATAGGTAGAAACGATCCATGCTTATGCGGCAGCGGGAATAAATATAAGTAG
- a CDS encoding VanZ family protein, whose protein sequence is MNKKQVKIIISWTTVLIWMVVIFNLSSQPAHQSNKLSTGVTQVIIKTVKKVAPNTNFDIKKFNHYVRKNAHFFAYLVLGVLVMNALRRSDVFRYKFFALLICIFYAISDELQQIFVPGRGPQVKDVFIDSAGAVVGILAYLVIMKIKKKIMTVGMLCNR, encoded by the coding sequence ATGAATAAAAAACAAGTAAAAATAATAATTTCCTGGACTACCGTCCTTATTTGGATGGTAGTCATATTTAATCTATCGTCACAACCAGCTCATCAGTCCAATAAACTTAGTACTGGAGTAACACAGGTTATTATAAAAACAGTAAAGAAAGTTGCTCCTAATACTAATTTTGATATAAAAAAGTTTAATCATTATGTAAGAAAAAATGCACATTTCTTTGCTTATTTAGTTCTAGGTGTATTGGTTATGAATGCATTAAGAAGAAGTGATGTATTTAGATATAAATTTTTTGCATTATTGATTTGTATTTTTTATGCCATATCAGATGAACTTCAACAAATCTTTGTACCAGGTAGAGGTCCACAAGTTAAGGATGTATTTATAGATAGTGCAGGAGCTGTTGTTGGAATTTTGGCATATTTGGTGATTATGAAAATAAAGAAAAAAATCATGACTGTAGGGATGTTATGTAACCGTTAA